The genomic interval ATGTATTCCCATAGCTCTTTTATTTGCCGCCGTTCTCTTTAAAATTTTAAAGACCTTTCCTCAAAAAAATATATTTCAGATTTTTGACATCTGCTTAGGCAAGCGCCTTTCTCAGATAATAACCCTTGTTTTTACGGTCATTTCCGTATTTCTTGCTTCGGAAAGTCTTTTTAACGGCGCAGGCTTTGTTAAAGCCTCAATGCTTCCCAAATCGCCCTTTTGGTTTATTGTTTTACTGTCGGCTGTTTTTTGCGCCTATGTATCCTGTCATAAAAACAGCATAGTGGGGCGCTTTGCGGTAACAAGCGTGCCTGTTTTACTGCTGCTTATTTTTATCTCGCTTTTATTGGCAACTAAAAGCTACGATTTCTCAAATTTAAAAATTTCGGGAATAAGCCTTGAAAATGCTTCAATGGGAGTTTTTCACGGCGTTTGTTCACCCTACGGAGAGCTTTTCTTTTTGTCGGTGCTTTTTTCCAGATACGACGGCTCACACAAAGGCTTTAAGGCGTGCTTTTTGGGAATAGCGGCGGCAGGAATTATTTTATCGCTCATATATTTGCGCAATCTCTTGCTTTTGTCCGAATATGTGCTGACACGCACTCCCTTTTCCTCAAACCTTGCTATGTCAGTAACAAATGCAGGGGAATATCTTCGACGTTTCGAGGTCATTCTTTCCTCGGCATATGTAGTGCTTGACCTTTTTAAAGCCTCCTGCTTTGTGCTTTTTGCCTTGAGAGGCATCTCTCATCTTTTTGAAAACAAAAGACCTTCCCGCTATTTTTTGCCAATTTCAGCAGCCACCTATTTGCTCACTGTTTTAATGAGCATTTTCCAAAAGGAATTTTCAGACTTTTTTGCCCTCAAAAGCCTTTTCCTTTCACCTCTTGTTTTAATTTTCCCGATTGTGTTGCTACTACTTTCAAAAAGGAAAAAGAGTTGAATTGCTTTTTGATATAAATTAAGCCCGAATATGCAAGCTGATTTTTCTTGTATATTCGGGCGTTTTAATCATTTCTTTATATATCTTTGATTTCTGCTTTGCACTTTGTCGGGAATTGTCATTTGTATAAGGTTAAGTTCCAAAGCCGGATGGATATAGTGTCGTCTTATGGTTTCTTTTGATTTAAGACCTAATAGCTCCATAAGTGATGTTAATGTGTATGGCATATCATATTCCATCACATCAAGAAGCCTTTTCACATACTCTGAAACATTTTCTGCGGATGTTGAAAGCTGTTCTGTAATTTCATCGAGTATTTTATCAATCTGCTCCAAAATAAACAGAATAAATGTATTTGAGCTTCCTTCTGTATGGCATCTTGCGATAGCCTCATAATATTCATCCTGAAATTTTTCAATCTGACTTTCTATCGGTATATATTCAAATATCGAATTCCATTTGGTCAAAAAGGCACTGTGCCACAATCGAGCCATTCTTCCGTTGCCATCCGAAAAAGGATGTATAAACATAAATTCATAGTGAAACACAGCAGACATAATAAGAGGGTGAACTTTTTCCTTGTTGCAAGAAAAGAAGGCTGTAAAATGTTTTACAGCCTTCTTAAAGGGGATAAAATTTATTGTAGCTTCTTTTCTAAAAGCTCTTTGATTATTGCAGGGTCGCCTGTGCCCTTAAGCTCACGCATACAAGCTCCGAAGATAGACATAAACGCTTTTGTTTTTCCGTTTTTGTAATCGTTTACTGCCTGTTTGTTTTCCTTGATTGCCTTATCAACAACTGCTTCTATAAGGCCTTGGTCTGTCTGCGCATCCAGGTTATTTTCCTTGCAGAAGGCTTCGGGGTCTACATCCTTTTCGATAACAGCGGTAAGCACCTTCTTGCCAGCTGCTCTTGTAATCTTGCCGTTTTGCACCATTGTAATCACCCCGGCAAGCTTTTCGGGGGCAATTTTAAGCTGTCCAAGTACCTGTCCGTTTTTACGCAAAATTCCCGCGCAATCTGTAAGAAGCCAGGTAACAGTATCCTTTGCGTTACAGCCTAAAGCTACAACCTTATCAAGAATATCGCAGAGAACACGCTCCGAGGTCATAATCTCAATATCCTTTTCGGATATGCCGAAGCCCTTGTATTCCTCCGCCTTTTCCTGTGCAGATACAGGCATATTCTTTTTAATTTCTTCAAGCCACTCGTCATCAATAATAATAGGCATAAGGTTGGGGTCGGGGAAATAACGGTAATCCGCCTCTGTTTCCTTGTTACGCATAGGGAAGGTTCTACCCTTTGTATCGTCCCAACGTCTTGTTTCCTGAACTAAAACCTCAGTTCCTCTTTCAAGAGCGTCAATATGTCTTGCCGTTTCAAACTTAATAGCTCTTTCAATGGAGCTTAAGGAGCTCATATTCTTTATTTCGGCACGCACGCCAAGCTCAGTTGCGCCCTCAGGTCTTACAGAAATGTTGAC from Oscillospiraceae bacterium carries:
- the gatB gene encoding Asp-tRNA(Asn)/Glu-tRNA(Gln) amidotransferase subunit GatB; translation: MKYEVTIGLETHVELQTNSKIFCACGGHSEAIEPNDCVCPACSGMPGMLPVMNKRVVELAATAGLMLNCEINRYSTFDKKNYYYPDLPCAYQITQLFHPICTNGLVEVTTKEGTSKIRIKQIHMEEDAGKLVHDDWADTTLVDFNRTSVPLIEIVTQPDFHSADEVVAYLEKIKEMFRFGNISECEEGAMRCDVNISVRPEGATELGVRAEIKNMSSLSSIERAIKFETARHIDALERGTEVLVQETRRWDDTKGRTFPMRNKETEADYRYFPDPNLMPIIIDDEWLEEIKKNMPVSAQEKAEEYKGFGISEKDIEIMTSERVLCDILDKVVALGCNAKDTVTWLLTDCAGILRKNGQVLGQLKIAPEKLAGVITMVQNGKITRAAGKKVLTAVIEKDVDPEAFCKENNLDAQTDQGLIEAVVDKAIKENKQAVNDYKNGKTKAFMSIFGACMRELKGTGDPAIIKELLEKKLQ
- a CDS encoding Fic family protein gives rise to the protein MNFIPFKKAVKHFTAFFSCNKEKVHPLIMSAVFHYEFMFIHPFSDGNGRMARLWHSAFLTKWNSIFEYIPIESQIEKFQDEYYEAIARCHTEGSSNTFILFILEQIDKILDEITEQLSTSAENVSEYVKRLLDVMEYDMPYTLTSLMELLGLKSKETIRRHYIHPALELNLIQMTIPDKVQSRNQRYIKK